CGTGCCTGGTGTTGGTGTCGCTTTTACTCAACCCATGGCGATGAGGCTCGACGAGCTCATCTCCGGTGTTCGGGCAGATCTTGCGGTCAAGGTGTTCGGAGACGATTCACGCGCGAACCGGGAAGTTGCCGAGAAAGTCGCGGCTGTGGTTCGCACCGTGTCTGGTGCAACCGAGGTTCGCGTTGAGGCCACGGAAGGCCAGGGATACCTCAACGTGCGCATGAACCGCGATGCAATGGCGCGTTTCGGAATTCCGATGGCCGAGGTTCAGGAGGCTTTGGAGACGGCGGTCGGAGGTCGTCCGGTTTCGCAGGTAGTCGATGGGAGCTACACGCTGGACGTTGTAGTTCAGTATCCTGCAGCACTTAGAACATCTCCGGAGGCGATCGGTGCTATTACCGTACCGGCTCCCGGCGGAGCTCGAATAGCGTTGTCACAGCTGGCGGAGATAGCGCTGGAGTCGGGGCCGGTCCAGGTTAGCCGTGAGTCAGCGCAACGACTTGTCGTCGTGCAGGCGAATGTCGCGGGCCGGGATCTCGGCGGGTTTGTGGATGAGGTGCAGGCCACCATCGGGCGCAACGTAATCGTACCGCCGGGGATGTTCGTCACGTATGGAGGAGAGTTCGAGAATCAGCAACGGGCGATGAGCAGGCTCAAGTTTGTGGTCCCGGTGTCGATTGCTCTTATTGCGGGATTGCTGTTCATGTCTCTCGGATCGTGGACCCTTGCCCTGCTCGTACTTACAAACCTTCCGTTCGCGGCCGTCGGCGGAATTCTTGCGCTCTGGGGCCGCGGGCTTCACCTCTCGGTTTCGGCGTCAATCGGCTTCATCGCTTTGTTTGGCGTCGCCGTACTCAACGGCCTGGTTCTGCTCACGACTGTTCAGCGGACGCGGCAGGCCGGTGCGTCGGCAGAGGACGCAGCGCTGGAGGGAGCTCGGTCGCGGCTCAGGCCGGTCCTGATGACCGCGCTCGTCGCGTCGTTCGGATTTCTTCCGGTTGCCTTTTCCCATGGAACGGGGGCCGAAGTACAGAGACCGCTGGCTACGGTCGTGATCGGCGGACTCGTCACATCCACTTTGCTTACACTGCTGGTGCTTCCAACTCTGTATAGTTGGATCGAAGGCCGGGTCGAACGGCGCATTTCGCGGCGCGCGCTGACAATGTCACCCACTGGCGGTGTGACACTTCCGGGAGCGGTTCGACAATGACACAGCCTCATGCTGGCGGTTCTGGTGGGAACTTGCTTACGAACCCCAGCCCGGATACGAAGCCGGACCCACACAATCATCGTCCCGGTGAATCACACAATCACGGCGCCGGAGCGAGCCGGCGGCGGCTTGCGACGGTGCTCGTTCTCGTCTCGTTCTACATGGTGGCCGAGGCTGTAGGAGGGTGGCTCACCAACTCCCTTGCGTTGATGGCCGACGCCGGTCACATGTTGTCCGACGCCGGTGCCCTGGCGCTGTCACTATTCGCAGTATGGATCGCCCAGAGACCAGCGACCTCGCGGCGAACGTACGGTTACCATCGCACAGAAATCCTTGCAGCACTGGTCAATGGCGCGACGCTTGTCGCCATCTCACTGCTGATCTTCGTCCAGGCATATCACAGATTCAGCCGGCCGCCGGAAGTACAGGGCGGCCTGATGATCTGGATCGCCGTCGGCGGGCTGCTCGTAAACATGCTCGGCTTGTGGATCCTCAATTCGCAACGCCATGAAAGCCTAAACGTGCGGGGTGCGTGGCTCCACGTACTCACTGATGCAATCGGCAGCGTCGGAGCGATGATCGGCGGAACGCTCATCTGGATTTATGGCTGGAACTGGGTGGATCCGCTGATTTCTGTGCTGATTGGAATTCTCGTCATTTACTCATCGTGGGCGCTCCTCAGAGAGACTGTTGCCATTCTCATGGAGGAGGCGCCCGGCAACATCGACGTCGAAGTCGTGCGAGCGTCGATGTCCCGGGTAGGCGGGATAACGGACGTTCATGATCTTCACGTATGGTCAATAACAAGCGGTATGGTCGCGCTCTCTGCGCACGTAAAAAGCGATGATGTCGAGCCAGCAGCGGTTCTGCTCGCCTTACGCAATGTGTTGAACGATGATTTCGGGATCGGGCACATCACCATTCAGATCGATCCGCCCGGACACGACGATTCGGGGTGCTTCGCTTGCCACACAACCGCAGATGTGTACGCAACTCCACTAAAGTGAGTTGGGATGGCAGGCACCGTTTCAGCGGAAGAGATACGAGCGCAATCTCTAAACCTCCTCGACTACGCGGCGCGCGGCCAGTACATGATCACGGCGACGCCGGCGAGACAAAGCACGCCCCCTGCAATATCCGGCACGTCGGGCCGGTGGCCGTCAACCCACCACCCCCATAATAGCGACAGCACCACAAAAACTCCGCCATACGCCGCATAGACACGACCGAAGTGCGCGGGCTGAAGGGTTGGGACGACACCGTACAGAAACAGGAGCAGTCCGCCAATGACACCGACGAACACGGCGCGTCCTTCGCGGAGCCAGAGCCACACGAGGTAGCCGCCGCCAATCTCCATGAGTCCCGCCACAACGAACAGCGCTATCGAGCGCAGGAGGATGGCCGCAGTCATTCCAGCGACGGCCGTTCCGCCGGAGGGGGTGAGTTGCGCCGGATCCATCACCGATTCCCCTTGGTAGCCACGTGCTGGCGATGGCGCGCCCTGGTGTTTGGCGCGCGCACCCGTGGAGGCGCAGCAATGGGCGAGCAGCCGCAATCCTCGAGACGCAGACAGCTACAGGCGAGTGCGCGCTTAAGCACCCTCCTCATCCTCGATACACGTGCGACCTGTACGTCGATCTCTGCAAGCTTGCGGGTAGCCAGCGCCTCCCACCGCGTCGCCGGCCTCGTGCCGGGCTCGAACCCGCGGATCAACTGCCGCGTTTCGGCCATCGTGAAGCCGGCTTCCCTCGCAAGCGCTATGAGAGCAAGCCACCTGAGCACGGTCTCATCGTAACGCCGCTTGCCACCTGCGCGAGCCGGACGCGGTAACAGACCCAGGCTTTCGTAGTAACGGATCGCTGACGCGGCGAACCCTGAACGGCTAGCCACCTCGCCGATGCTCATCATGTCCATTGCGATTTCCCCTCCCGCTTGGGCTTGACCTCAAGTGTGCTTGAAGTTGTAATGTCCGGACGAGAGTCGCAATAGTCGTACACTCACGGAGTCATCATGCAGGCAGGTATGAAACAAACCAAGTCAGAGCCCTCGTCCTCGCAAGTCATCGCGTGCGTCCCGGGGGGCATTCCAGCCGATGAGAGAGACGCGCACTTCGCGCTTCTGTCCCGGCTATTGAAGGAAGACGTCCGCGAGCGGCTCGGCAGCCCGGACGGTTACGCATTTCGCTTTGACAGCGAAAACTTCGATGACATCGCCCGCTATGTGAGCAACGAACGAAAGTGCTGCCCGTTCCTCAACTTCGTGATCGAGGTCGCGTCCGATGGCGGGCCGCTCTGGCTTCGGCTAACTGGTCCCTCCGGCACGCGGGAGTTTCTTGACGCGGCGATGCCTGCCATTCGGTAACAACCACGAAGCCGAAAGTTGCTACTACCACTATATAGTTATATACTACAGTTGTTGTCACTCTCCGTCTCCCGACACACTGCGACCTCGGATCCCCGATCATGACCAAAACGCACTCGCCCTCTGTAATTGCCCCTGACGCGCTGGCGGCACTCCTCCGGAAGCAACCTGGGGTTCGCCTCCTCGATGTGCGCACCCCCGGTGAATACGCAACCGCTCACATCCGCGAAGCCATTAATGTCCCGCTCGACCGGCTGGACGAATACAGCCGCGAAATCAGCAAGTCGGGCAGCGATCCAATAGTTCTGGTGTGCCAGAGCGGCCAGCGTGCGCGGAAAGCCGATGGTGCTCTGCGCGGGGCGGGAATGGCGAACCTGATGATCCTGGACGGGGGCGTCGATGCGTGGGCGGCAACTGGGCAGCCAGTTATTAGGGGTGCCAGACGCATGTCCCTCGAGCGACAAGTGCGAATTGCGGCCGGTGCACTGGCTGCCACCGGCGGTTTCCTCGCGCTATTCGTAAATCCGCTCTTTGCCGCTGTTCCCGCATTGGTCGGCAGCGGGCTCGTCTTCGCTGGAATCACCGACACATGCATGATGGGAATGCTTATCGCGAAGCTGCCCTATAATCGCACAGCTTCCTGCGACGTGCAGTCAATGGTACGCCAACTCTCATCGCCGATTAGGCGGCGATGATTGTTCTGGGGTACGCGCTTGCCGCAGTCGTCGGGCTCTCGCTCGGATTGATGGGGGCCGGCGGATCTATCCTCACAGTCCCCATATTTGTCTACTTGCTCGGCTTCGATCCGAAACTGGCGATCGCGATGAGCCTGCCAGTGGTCGGAGCAACCAGCCTCGTTGGCGCGGCGGGCCACTGGAAAGCAGGTAATGTCCATTTCCGAACAGCGGTGAGTTTCGGAGCGATCGCAATGATCGGATCATACATCGGGGCCCGGCTGTCAGTCCTTTTCGCGGGGGCGGTGCAGTTGACGCTTCTAGCTGTTGTGATGATCATCGCCGCGGTCTTCATGTTCCGGGCAGCAGCTGGGCAG
The nucleotide sequence above comes from Gemmatimonadaceae bacterium. Encoded proteins:
- a CDS encoding cation diffusion facilitator family transporter — translated: MTQPHAGGSGGNLLTNPSPDTKPDPHNHRPGESHNHGAGASRRRLATVLVLVSFYMVAEAVGGWLTNSLALMADAGHMLSDAGALALSLFAVWIAQRPATSRRTYGYHRTEILAALVNGATLVAISLLIFVQAYHRFSRPPEVQGGLMIWIAVGGLLVNMLGLWILNSQRHESLNVRGAWLHVLTDAIGSVGAMIGGTLIWIYGWNWVDPLISVLIGILVIYSSWALLRETVAILMEEAPGNIDVEVVRASMSRVGGITDVHDLHVWSITSGMVALSAHVKSDDVEPAAVLLALRNVLNDDFGIGHITIQIDPPGHDDSGCFACHTTADVYATPLK
- a CDS encoding YnfA family protein; the protein is MDPAQLTPSGGTAVAGMTAAILLRSIALFVVAGLMEIGGGYLVWLWLREGRAVFVGVIGGLLLFLYGVVPTLQPAHFGRVYAAYGGVFVVLSLLWGWWVDGHRPDVPDIAGGVLCLAGVAVIMYWPRAA
- a CDS encoding MerR family transcriptional regulator, which produces MDMMSIGEVASRSGFAASAIRYYESLGLLPRPARAGGKRRYDETVLRWLALIALAREAGFTMAETRQLIRGFEPGTRPATRWEALATRKLAEIDVQVARVSRMRRVLKRALACSCLRLEDCGCSPIAAPPRVRAPNTRARHRQHVATKGNR
- a CDS encoding rhodanese-like domain-containing protein; translation: MTKTHSPSVIAPDALAALLRKQPGVRLLDVRTPGEYATAHIREAINVPLDRLDEYSREISKSGSDPIVLVCQSGQRARKADGALRGAGMANLMILDGGVDAWAATGQPVIRGARRMSLERQVRIAAGALAATGGFLALFVNPLFAAVPALVGSGLVFAGITDTCMMGMLIAKLPYNRTASCDVQSMVRQLSSPIRRR